One Microbacterium esteraromaticum genomic window carries:
- a CDS encoding glutathione peroxidase, giving the protein MTDATIRQIPFLDASGEEKTLDDFGAGAVLVVNVASKCGLTPQYAQLEELQRAYGERGFTVLGFPCNQFFGQEPGSMEQILEFCSTSYGVTFPVNDKVKVNGRSAHELYKALTQTPDADGKAGRVEWNFEKFLVSPDGAVRRFRPRQKPDDPEIVAAIEAALVDVDR; this is encoded by the coding sequence GTGACCGACGCGACCATCCGACAGATCCCCTTCCTCGATGCCTCCGGCGAGGAGAAGACACTCGACGATTTCGGCGCGGGCGCCGTGCTGGTCGTCAACGTCGCCTCCAAGTGCGGCCTCACTCCGCAGTACGCCCAGCTCGAAGAGCTCCAGCGCGCGTACGGCGAGCGCGGGTTCACGGTGCTCGGCTTCCCCTGCAACCAGTTCTTCGGTCAGGAGCCGGGGAGCATGGAGCAGATCCTCGAGTTCTGCTCCACGAGCTACGGCGTCACCTTCCCCGTCAACGACAAGGTCAAGGTGAACGGCCGCAGCGCGCACGAGCTGTACAAGGCGCTGACGCAGACCCCGGATGCCGACGGCAAGGCGGGCCGTGTGGAATGGAACTTCGAGAAGTTCCTCGTCTCACCCGACGGCGCCGTTCGGCGCTTCCGCCCCAGGCAGAAGCCCGACGACCCCGAGATCGTCGCCGCGATCGAGGCCGCGCTGGTCGACGTCGACCGCTGA
- a CDS encoding metallophosphoesterase family protein has translation MTDRLPLSRRTVLTAGALSAVTAALPLSAASAAAAGPESGSPASGRPGPHAPRLRFRSDRTFKVVQFNDTQDDERTDRRTVELIEKVLDQEQPDFVVINGDVITGGCETRLAVKQAINNVVAPMEARKVPWAVTYGNHDEDSLPQSGVDEAGMLEIYRSYAFNVNAESTRGVTGTSNTIVPIASSADKGREAFALWLIDSGRYAPSRIEGQDFAGYPTWDWLRMDQVAWYRTQSQGIEKRLGRKLPGLMFIHIALWEHRFMWWGGVDTRTAADAARGRARHGIVGERNEDECPGPFNSGMFNAILERGDVKGVFVGHDHINDYVGDYYGVKLGYAPGTGFGAYGLPGAERNRMRGGRVFELTENGNDVSIETRVVYARDLGIDLTANDQPMEPLPLPERQQAL, from the coding sequence ATGACCGACCGACTGCCCCTCAGCCGTCGCACCGTCCTGACCGCCGGCGCACTGAGCGCCGTGACAGCCGCACTCCCCCTGAGCGCTGCGAGTGCCGCAGCCGCCGGTCCCGAGTCGGGCTCGCCCGCATCGGGCCGGCCTGGGCCGCACGCTCCACGCCTGCGCTTCCGGTCCGACCGCACGTTCAAGGTCGTGCAGTTCAACGACACGCAGGACGACGAGCGCACCGACCGCCGCACGGTCGAGCTGATCGAGAAGGTGCTCGACCAGGAGCAGCCCGACTTCGTCGTGATCAACGGCGATGTGATCACAGGAGGATGCGAGACCCGTCTCGCCGTCAAGCAGGCGATCAACAACGTCGTGGCGCCGATGGAGGCGCGCAAGGTGCCGTGGGCGGTCACCTACGGCAACCATGACGAGGACTCGCTTCCGCAGTCGGGTGTCGACGAGGCCGGGATGCTGGAGATCTACCGCTCCTACGCCTTCAACGTCAACGCCGAGAGCACGCGCGGCGTGACGGGGACGAGCAACACGATCGTCCCCATCGCCTCATCCGCCGACAAGGGCCGCGAGGCGTTCGCCCTGTGGCTGATCGACTCGGGTCGCTATGCTCCGTCGCGCATCGAAGGACAGGACTTCGCGGGGTACCCGACGTGGGACTGGCTGCGCATGGATCAGGTGGCCTGGTACCGCACTCAGTCGCAGGGCATCGAGAAGCGCCTCGGACGCAAGCTGCCCGGCCTCATGTTCATCCACATCGCCCTGTGGGAGCACCGGTTCATGTGGTGGGGAGGCGTCGACACCCGCACGGCGGCGGACGCCGCCCGCGGCAGGGCGAGGCACGGCATCGTCGGCGAGCGCAACGAGGACGAGTGCCCTGGTCCGTTCAATTCGGGCATGTTCAACGCGATCCTCGAGCGAGGCGACGTCAAGGGCGTCTTCGTGGGCCACGACCACATCAACGACTATGTGGGCGACTACTACGGCGTGAAGCTCGGCTACGCGCCCGGCACCGGTTTCGGCGCCTATGGACTGCCGGGCGCCGAGCGCAACCGCATGCGAGGCGGACGCGTGTTCGAGCTCACCGAGAACGGCAACGACGTCTCGATCGAGACCAGGGTCGTCTACGCCCGCGACCTCGGCATCGATCTGACCGCGAACGACCAGCCGATGGAGCCGTTGCCGCTGCCCGAGAGGCAGCAGGCGCTCTGA
- a CDS encoding DsbA family oxidoreductase: MTEPISIDIWSDIACPWCYIGKRNLEKGLAATAGDDDAPRVAVTFHSFELSPDTPVDFDGDEVDFLAGHKGMPREQVEQMLAHVTKVAEGAGLEYRFDLLQHTNTVKAHELLHFAKGEGLQHEMEERLMSAYFVEGRHVGRIDDLVALAEEVGLDPAQARTALETGAHLDAVRADQAQARAYGINGVPFFVIDGQYGVSGAQPPEAFENVIRDVWAQKTAAS, translated from the coding sequence GTGACTGAACCCATCTCGATCGACATCTGGTCCGACATCGCCTGCCCTTGGTGCTACATCGGCAAGCGCAACCTCGAGAAGGGACTGGCGGCCACCGCAGGCGACGACGACGCCCCCCGGGTGGCGGTCACCTTCCACTCCTTCGAGCTGTCGCCCGACACCCCGGTCGACTTCGACGGAGACGAGGTCGACTTCCTCGCCGGGCACAAGGGCATGCCGCGCGAGCAGGTCGAGCAGATGCTCGCGCACGTGACCAAGGTCGCCGAAGGCGCGGGGCTGGAGTACCGTTTCGACCTGCTGCAGCACACCAACACCGTCAAGGCGCACGAGCTGCTGCACTTCGCCAAGGGCGAGGGACTGCAGCATGAGATGGAGGAGCGGCTCATGTCCGCCTACTTCGTCGAGGGCAGGCACGTGGGCCGCATCGACGACCTCGTCGCACTGGCCGAGGAGGTCGGTCTCGATCCCGCGCAGGCGCGCACGGCCCTCGAGACCGGAGCGCACCTCGACGCCGTCCGCGCCGACCAGGCGCAGGCCCGCGCCTACGGCATAAACGGCGTGCCCTTCTTCGTGATCGACGGGCAGTACGGAGTGAGCGGCGCACAGCCGCCCGAGGCGTTCGAGAACGTCATCCGCGACGTGTGGGCGCAGAAGACCGCCGCGAGCTGA